DNA sequence from the Thamnophis elegans isolate rThaEle1 chromosome 4, rThaEle1.pri, whole genome shotgun sequence genome:
ACCATAGAGCCCATTAAATTTCTTAACTGCACTGTGGGTATCATGCAGGTACAAACTATTTCTCACCTTACGTCGTTCCTCAGCAGCTTCTAGCTTCTTCTGGATCTCCTCCAATGATGGGTCACGCCGTCGAGGCAGGGAGGCATTGAATTCAGGGATCCCATCGAAGGACGGTGGCTTAAGGATGACCTCAAAGGATTGTCCAGAGGTGCGCTTGTTGAGTTCAATGACCTCCATGTCAGATATGACACACCAGGTCAGGTCTACAGTgtctactgaacaaaagggagagaaAAGCTGAAGAATCAATATGCCAAGAAGCAGTTTAactagcagtgggcagaattactGTAGGCTGCAGGGAAAACTACTGGAAATCTGTGTCTCACAGAGGATCTGAAGTGTCCCCTGCAACATTGAGGTCCTTTGGTGCAGACATGATGGGATTCATCAGCAAAGAAGTAGGCATGAAAGGAAAAGGTTTCCAAGTTTGGAAATCAGTGTGTGCAAAATCCCTTCTTTGCTGCCTATTCTTCCATCATGCTGGCAAATGACACTGAGCCAGAGATAAAAATGAAGCAGTAATATATATTTCTTCTTAAAGGCTAAATTCATACAACTCATATTATTGGCTCATCTAGAAATCTAGCAGCTGCCATGGAGCAACATGAAAGTTGGTTGGCTTAGCTATTTTtgcgagagagaggggggagggagggagggaggggggagggagggagggagggagagagagagagaatgaacaaacaaacaaacaaactatagCTTTCTTGGCAAGACTATCAGTTTCCACTTACCTTCATATTTATATGATGGTTTATTTAAAGGATCTGAGAGAAAGCAGGAACAGAAGAGGGACACCAGGGGGagctctttcattttttctttgtagGCTGTGTGAAATAAGAAAATTGAAATACAATTACAAAAAAGGAGGTTTTATTAGCAATTTCCCTGGCATTTGTTCCTGGCGACAGGGTTTTTTCTGCTTTCATGCTCATCTCATGGCCGATATGGAAAGGAATggcagagaaggggagaggaagagctgCTATTGGCTTCATTTTCAGATGCTGAGTTCTGATAATGCTTTTATACAAATTCATAATACAGTTGTACTTGAAATGCTGTGTGTCCACATCTGGTGATTATATCTCAAAAGGAAGTTCTGGAACtggggaaagagaggaaagaggcaCCCATATAGAGAGAAGACAAATCAATTActgtgaaaataagacaggatatgattttcttttgatccccaaaataagaacttggccttattttgggggaggtcttattatttttgaggtgcaggaggcagcgagtgtagtcacttcatggctgctgctgtgttgcaatattttctgggagggcttattttagtgcatgcactcaaaagcccaattgggcttattatcccgggaggtcttattttcagggaaacagggtagttaatTTGGTGCCCAATGGTCTTTAGAGGTTTTCCAGCAAATTTTCAAGGAGAGAAATTAAATACAGAGATGATTCATCTGAATTCCTCTAGgcatagaaggaaaaaaaaatccctcaatGATTTCTCCATTTCCCCTGAGCTATGCCAATTTCATTACTGCTAAAACATCCcatgggaaaaaaatacttttgataTCTTCCTTGGGGATTTAACTAAAGCATGGGAAGCCAGGGAAACAGATATCTGATAATATTAGATATCTGATGTGAGTATGGAAGAGTGAAAGACAGGATAGTCACACATATTATCTCCCTTTTTTTGGCCACTTTACAACTAAACCAATGCACGAGCACTATACTCCAGCTGTGAGAATGTCACAAGGATTTGcgtcagatagaaagtccatacagagagtgataaggacagctgagaagattaaaGGAAGCTcgtttcctgttattcaggatactgtttATAaacgctatgtgcttagagctcaaagcattgttagagacccaaCACAACCACTTCAAGGTCTGTTTCTGTTAATAACATAGAAGAAAAACCAGAGATGGAAGAGTGGTGCCAAACAAGCCTGAATTGGCTAATGGGCATTGAGCTGACTCCATTTTCTTGGGTCACTAAAAGCATGGGCATTGAAATCAGTCTAAAGGGTTACCCTACTAAAAGGTCACGCTACTGTAACACCTGCAGAACTATGAGTGACATATGGCCACATTATAAGGAAATAGCAGAGTGGAAATGTAACCAGGGGATGCTTATACTATGTTCAAAGGCCAATGCAGAAAAGCCCTGAAAAGGAAGCATTCCCATACCTGCCAGTGTCATGGTGTCTGATGTTCTTAGTCTCCTGCTGCTTTGGTGGCTGTCAGGGGTGGGGAAGATCACAACCAGTGGAGCCTACTAGCAACCTGAGGAGACAAGCAAAAGACAAAACAACACATGAGTGAATTTCAATTTGCTTCTGTCCCTTTAAGGAAATGAGCGGTGGGATTTGCAAGGGGATGCAATATGCAAGACACTTCAGGTCAAGTGCTCAAAAGTGAATTTCCCACAAAGATCTCGAGCTGTTCACCCCGGCAGCTTCACGTTCCTTCCATCAGCCATTAGACTCGGCCCAGCTCTGTTATCCCCAATTTCCCTATGTTCCATTTAAGGATAGATTCCTTATTTTAACTCTGAACAACCAAGGACCAAACCCTTATTTTAGTCTACTATAATATGTTATGAAATGTCCCAGTATTGGTCTGCTGAATATGAATAgtttaactcagtgtttctcaacgcccagaattctttCATCAAACACCATTTGAAGCGTTGAAGTCCACCtaccttaaagttgctaagactgAGTTTCACTAACTGATAACCTCTTAGTTGAGGGATGGCCACAAAGATATAGGACCCAGAAATGCAGGGCTTTTGATGTGGAAGTGCTAAACA
Encoded proteins:
- the STMN4 gene encoding stathmin-4 isoform X1 is translated as MTLAAYKEKMKELPLVSLFCSCFLSDPLNKPSYKYEVDTVDLTWCVISDMEVIELNKRTSGQSFEVILKPPSFDGIPEFNASLPRRRDPSLEEIQKKLEAAEERRKYQEAELLKHLAGKREHEREVIQKAIEENNNFIKTAKERLIQKMESNKENREAHLAAMLERLQEKDKHAEEVRKNKELKEEASR
- the STMN4 gene encoding stathmin-4 isoform X2 yields the protein MTLAAYKEKMKELPLVSLFCSCFLSDPLNKPSYKYEDTVDLTWCVISDMEVIELNKRTSGQSFEVILKPPSFDGIPEFNASLPRRRDPSLEEIQKKLEAAEERRKYQEAELLKHLAGKREHEREVIQKAIEENNNFIKTAKERLIQKMESNKENREAHLAAMLERLQEKDKHAEEVRKNKELKEEASR